A single region of the Arthrobacter sp. zg-Y820 genome encodes:
- a CDS encoding ABC transporter substrate-binding protein: MTRTKYTVLAAAVTAALALGSCGSSGGGESAEAEDVPGITDTTVKVGTHQPLTGPAAAGYASISPATKAYFDYVNANGGVHGRTIEYSVKDDGYNPANTQSVVRELVLQDEVFALVGGLGTPPHSSVLDFLNDNEVPDLFVASGSPTWNQPEEYPYTYGFMQDYDTEAKVLATYVQEEFPDGTYCLFGQDDDFGADFKTGLESALGSDGLASSQVYSTANTDVAAQISALQAAGCDVNFLASINGFSAQAIGTAAKLGYFPKWAASSAGGDYNTLASYLGENTDKLLEGFISANYLPAYSDETDEWTAKFSEINEEYNPGAEFDGNTIFGMSVGYLFVEALKEAGENPTRESLLEALESGNVKGNGHVPLGFSADSHAGYTGGMITLVSGGVQSYTGTPYAVDGDSVSPYTEERPAMPANGIPQ; the protein is encoded by the coding sequence ATGACCAGAACCAAGTACACAGTCCTTGCCGCCGCCGTCACGGCGGCCCTCGCCCTGGGCTCCTGCGGGTCCTCAGGGGGCGGTGAATCCGCCGAGGCCGAAGACGTGCCCGGCATCACCGACACCACCGTCAAGGTGGGAACCCACCAGCCCCTCACCGGCCCCGCCGCCGCCGGCTATGCCTCCATCTCGCCGGCAACGAAGGCCTACTTCGACTACGTCAACGCCAACGGCGGCGTGCACGGCCGCACCATCGAATACAGCGTCAAGGACGACGGCTACAACCCCGCGAACACGCAGAGCGTGGTGCGGGAGCTGGTGCTCCAGGACGAAGTGTTCGCCCTGGTCGGCGGCCTGGGCACACCGCCGCACAGCTCCGTGCTGGATTTCCTGAACGACAACGAGGTTCCGGACCTCTTTGTCGCCTCGGGCAGCCCGACGTGGAACCAGCCCGAGGAATATCCGTACACCTACGGCTTCATGCAGGACTACGACACCGAAGCCAAAGTCCTGGCCACCTACGTGCAGGAGGAGTTTCCGGACGGCACGTACTGCCTCTTCGGGCAGGACGACGATTTCGGCGCCGATTTCAAGACCGGGCTCGAGTCGGCGCTGGGCAGTGACGGGCTGGCCAGCTCGCAGGTCTACTCCACGGCAAACACCGACGTCGCCGCGCAGATCAGCGCCCTGCAGGCGGCCGGCTGCGACGTGAACTTCCTGGCCTCGATCAACGGATTCAGCGCCCAGGCCATCGGGACCGCCGCCAAGCTGGGCTACTTTCCGAAGTGGGCAGCGTCTTCCGCCGGCGGCGACTACAACACCCTGGCCAGCTACCTCGGAGAAAACACCGACAAGCTCCTGGAGGGCTTCATCAGCGCCAACTATCTTCCGGCCTACTCCGACGAGACGGACGAGTGGACGGCGAAGTTCTCCGAAATCAACGAGGAATACAACCCCGGGGCGGAGTTCGACGGCAACACCATCTTCGGCATGTCAGTGGGCTACCTCTTTGTTGAGGCCTTGAAGGAAGCCGGTGAGAACCCCACCCGGGAGTCGCTGCTGGAGGCGCTCGAATCCGGCAACGTCAAGGGCAACGGGCACGTGCCGCTGGGCTTCAGCGCGGACAGCCACGCCGGCTACACCGGCGGAATGATCACGCTCGTCTCCGGCGGCGTGCAGTCCTACACCGGCACCCCGTACGCGGTTGACGGCGATTCGGTCAGCCCCTACACCGAGGAGCGCCCCGCCATGCCGGCGAACGGCATCCCGCAGTGA
- a CDS encoding MaoC family dehydratase produces MAHFASVDELEAAVGSRETSDWITIDQDRIDRFADATDDHQWIHTDPERAAAGPFGATIAHGFLILSLLPALASGRMSVDGTVMGINYGLDRVRFPHPVRVNSRVRTVSELAKVDITPAGVRVISNVTVELEGADKPAAVAESISLYVMA; encoded by the coding sequence ATGGCACACTTTGCTTCTGTGGATGAGCTGGAAGCCGCGGTTGGATCGCGGGAGACCAGCGACTGGATCACCATCGACCAGGACCGCATCGACCGGTTCGCCGACGCAACCGATGACCATCAGTGGATCCACACCGATCCCGAGCGCGCCGCGGCGGGGCCCTTCGGGGCCACCATCGCGCACGGCTTCCTGATCCTCTCGCTGCTGCCGGCGCTCGCCTCCGGCCGGATGAGCGTGGACGGGACGGTCATGGGCATCAACTACGGGCTGGACCGCGTGCGCTTTCCCCATCCGGTGCGCGTGAACAGCCGGGTGCGGACGGTGTCCGAGCTGGCCAAGGTGGACATCACCCCTGCGGGTGTCCGAGTCATCTCCAACGTCACCGTGGAGCTGGAGGGGGCGGACAAGCCGGCAGCGGTTGCCGAGTCCATTTCCCTGTACGTCATGGCCTGA
- the fabG gene encoding 3-oxoacyl-ACP reductase FabG — protein sequence MTEFPAPPEQRTAVVTGAGRGIGAAIASRLAADGHRVAVLDLREEDTAGTVEAINNSGGKAVGVGADVSDAAAVDSAVARIAEELGAPTILVNNAGILRDNLLFKMTDTDWDAVMSVHLRGAFLMSRAVQVHQVREKWGRIVNLSSTSALGNRGQANYAAAKAGLQGFTKTLAVELGRYNVTVNAIAPGLIETAMTRATADRVGVPYEEFIRQAAADIPVGRAGRPADIAAAASFFIREEASFVSGQVLYVAGGPRG from the coding sequence ATGACCGAGTTTCCGGCACCACCTGAACAGCGCACCGCCGTCGTCACGGGAGCGGGCCGCGGCATCGGCGCCGCCATCGCGTCCCGGCTCGCCGCCGACGGCCACCGCGTTGCCGTCCTTGACCTCCGCGAAGAGGACACCGCGGGCACGGTTGAGGCCATTAACAACTCCGGCGGCAAGGCGGTGGGGGTGGGAGCCGACGTTTCCGATGCCGCCGCCGTGGACTCCGCGGTGGCGCGCATCGCCGAGGAGCTGGGCGCACCCACCATCCTGGTCAACAACGCGGGGATCCTGCGGGACAACCTGCTGTTCAAAATGACCGACACGGACTGGGATGCGGTCATGAGCGTGCACCTGCGCGGGGCATTCCTGATGAGCCGTGCGGTGCAGGTCCACCAGGTGCGGGAAAAATGGGGCCGCATCGTCAACCTGTCCAGCACCTCGGCGCTGGGCAACCGCGGCCAGGCCAACTACGCCGCCGCCAAGGCGGGGCTGCAGGGGTTCACCAAGACCCTCGCCGTCGAACTGGGCCGCTACAACGTGACGGTCAACGCCATCGCCCCCGGGCTGATCGAAACCGCCATGACCCGGGCTACGGCGGACCGCGTCGGTGTTCCCTATGAGGAGTTCATCCGGCAGGCAGCCGCCGACATTCCCGTGGGGCGGGCGGGCCGGCCCGCCGACATCGCCGCGGCGGCGTCGTTCTTCATCCGGGAGGAAGCATCCTTTGTCTCCGGACAGGTGTTGTACGTCGCCGGCGGACCGAGGGGCTGA
- a CDS encoding YafY family protein → MLETSARLLHLLSLLQMRREWTGAALAERMTVTERTVRRDISKLRSLGYPISASPGIAGGYQLGSGAQLPPLLLDDDEALAVALGLAAVATGPVAGIGEASVRALAKLEQVLPGRLRPKFSALRQSVSVLAGNAASVDPQTLTALSGAIAEQRVVAFRYTAVGAAPGRRLVEPYKLVSTGRRWYLAAWDLERQDWRTFRMDRCQSIPAVRERFFPRPLPARDMAAYVQDSITRFPSRYDVVLRLAAPLADLRDRIPPEAATLEADGPESTILRGGWDSLDLPLMYLAGLGVDFEILAPAEMREQASAAASLLLRAAAVQPSAESGKAAGSSH, encoded by the coding sequence ATGTTGGAAACCTCAGCACGCCTGCTGCACCTGCTGTCGCTGCTGCAAATGAGGCGGGAGTGGACCGGCGCCGCGCTGGCGGAACGGATGACGGTCACCGAACGGACGGTCCGCCGCGACATCAGCAAGCTGCGCAGCCTGGGCTATCCGATCTCGGCGTCCCCGGGCATTGCCGGCGGCTATCAGCTCGGGTCCGGAGCCCAGCTGCCGCCGCTGCTGCTCGACGACGACGAAGCGCTCGCCGTCGCCCTCGGACTGGCCGCCGTCGCCACCGGCCCGGTCGCCGGCATCGGCGAAGCTTCGGTCCGTGCCCTGGCCAAGCTGGAACAGGTGCTGCCGGGCCGCCTGCGGCCCAAGTTTTCCGCGCTCCGCCAGTCAGTCAGCGTCCTCGCCGGGAACGCCGCGAGTGTTGATCCGCAAACCCTCACGGCCCTCTCCGGAGCCATCGCCGAACAGCGGGTGGTCGCCTTCCGCTACACCGCCGTCGGCGCCGCCCCGGGACGGCGCCTGGTGGAACCGTACAAGCTGGTCAGCACCGGCCGGCGGTGGTACCTGGCCGCCTGGGACCTGGAACGGCAGGACTGGCGGACCTTCCGCATGGACCGCTGCCAGAGCATCCCGGCCGTCCGCGAGCGCTTCTTCCCCCGGCCCCTGCCGGCTAGGGACATGGCCGCCTACGTGCAGGATTCGATTACCCGCTTTCCGTCCCGGTACGACGTCGTCCTGCGGTTGGCGGCGCCGCTCGCCGATCTGCGGGACCGGATCCCGCCCGAAGCCGCCACGCTGGAAGCCGACGGTCCGGAATCGACGATCCTGCGGGGCGGCTGGGACTCGCTGGACCTGCCCCTGATGTATCTGGCCGGATTGGGCGTCGACTTCGAGATCCTGGCGCCTGCCGAAATGCGGGAACAGGCCAGTGCCGCCGCTTCCCTGCTCCTCCGGGCCGCCGCCGTCCAGCCGTCGGCGGAATCCGGGAAAGCTGCCGGTTCCAGCCACTAG
- the hrpA gene encoding ATP-dependent RNA helicase HrpA gives MALTISYPAQLPVSERREDIMAAIAANQVTIIAGETGSGKTTQIPKMCLELGLAETGLIGHTQPRRLAARTVAERIAEELDVELGAEVGYQVRFTGETSRQTKVKLMTDGILLAEIQHDRKLKKYSTIIIDEAHERSLNIDFILGYLRRLLPERPDLKVIITSATIDPGRFAEHFAADGKPAPIIEVSGRTFPVEIRYRPLNQPADGGSDDEDSDDELEEDRDPVDAVCDAVEELSREAPGDILIFFSGEREIRDAADALRSSVQRVPRLQGTEILPLFARLSMADQHKVFHPGKHRRIILATNVAETSLTVPGIKYVIDTGTARISRYSHRTKVQRLPIERISQASANQRSGRCGRVSDGIAIRLYSQEDFEARPEFTDPEILRTNLAAVILQMSAMGVAKGPKDVADFPFVQPPDSKAINDGATLLKELGALEASGAITPVGRKLSQLPVDPRMGRMIVEAGARGCAKEVMVLTAALTIQDPRERPNKDDAARAQKAAELHKRFVDENSDFTGYLNLWRYLQDKQKELSSSAFRRMCKNEFLNYVRIREWQDLFAQLRQIAKPLGITLSPDPVDPVAHDKEIHMSLLAGLLSHIGLYDQRKREYAGARGTRFAVFPGSALFKKTPDWVMAAELVETSRLWARVAAKFDPLWVEEVAPHLIKRSYSEPHWSKSRGSVMAYEKVTLYGVPVIPQRSINYGRVDPELSREMFIRHALVEGDWRTHHKFFHRNQALLAEVEELENRVRRRGLRVDDETLFEFYDERVGKEVVSERHFDKWWKGARHENPALLDFDPEALRTDDAAGLDENDFPKIFTYGDFQLPMTYEFSPGVAGAGDGVSVEVPVLFLNQLDPEPFKWQIPGLRAELITALIKSLPKAVRKNFIPAPDVARAAAAALAENFDPASDALEPSLELALRRLKGHIIPPGSWNWEAVPEHLRMSFSVVDGSGKVLDEGKDLAALQESLAPATRRAIAESLGATPKTVTSKGPGQRAGKGKGAGAAGSAGQRQPETAGAGPSLAEKSGLTEWSVGTVDRQVQRLVAGHMVTGYPALVDEGKTVGLRMFQNAGEQAVAMRGGVIRLLVLRVPSPAKYVLEHLSNTEKLTFSQNPHGSVAALIEDCTLAAVDKLTPEALPWTRTEFDELYEKVRAELIDTVFTVTATVEKILSSTRRITKALKGTQSLALISALNDIRAQLDSLVYPGFVARTGYAQLTHLPRYLAGIERRLEKLPTNVQRDAQQMAVVQALEDDYDDAVAALLPGAGTPPALTEVRWMIEELRISFFAQELGTVRSVSEKRIRTALNAALAPA, from the coding sequence ATGGCACTGACTATTTCCTATCCCGCCCAGCTGCCCGTTTCGGAGCGCCGCGAAGACATCATGGCTGCGATCGCCGCCAACCAGGTGACGATCATCGCGGGCGAAACCGGTTCCGGCAAGACCACGCAGATCCCCAAAATGTGCCTGGAACTCGGGCTGGCAGAGACGGGTCTCATCGGACACACCCAGCCGCGCCGGCTCGCTGCCCGGACGGTGGCCGAGCGCATCGCCGAGGAGCTCGACGTCGAGCTCGGCGCCGAGGTGGGCTACCAGGTGCGGTTCACCGGCGAAACCAGCCGGCAGACCAAGGTCAAGCTGATGACCGACGGCATCCTGCTGGCCGAGATCCAGCACGACCGCAAGCTGAAGAAGTACAGCACCATCATCATTGATGAGGCCCACGAGCGCAGCCTGAACATCGACTTCATCCTGGGCTACCTGCGCCGGCTGCTGCCGGAACGCCCGGACCTGAAGGTCATCATCACCTCGGCCACTATCGATCCCGGGCGCTTCGCCGAGCACTTCGCCGCTGACGGCAAGCCCGCGCCCATCATCGAGGTGTCCGGCCGGACCTTTCCCGTGGAGATCCGGTACCGGCCGCTGAACCAGCCCGCGGACGGCGGCTCCGACGACGAGGACTCCGACGACGAGCTCGAGGAAGACCGCGACCCGGTGGACGCCGTGTGCGACGCCGTCGAGGAACTCTCCCGCGAGGCTCCGGGCGACATCCTGATCTTCTTCTCCGGCGAACGCGAGATCCGCGACGCCGCCGACGCGCTGCGCTCCTCGGTGCAGCGGGTTCCCCGGCTGCAGGGCACCGAAATCCTGCCCCTGTTCGCCCGGCTGTCGATGGCTGACCAGCACAAGGTCTTCCACCCCGGCAAGCACCGGCGCATCATCCTGGCCACCAACGTCGCCGAGACGTCGCTGACCGTGCCCGGGATCAAGTACGTCATCGACACCGGCACGGCCCGCATCTCCCGCTACTCGCACCGCACCAAGGTGCAGCGGCTGCCGATCGAGCGCATTTCCCAGGCCTCGGCCAACCAGCGCTCGGGACGCTGCGGGCGCGTCTCCGACGGCATCGCCATCCGGCTGTACTCGCAGGAGGACTTCGAGGCCCGGCCGGAATTCACCGATCCGGAAATCCTGCGCACCAACCTGGCGGCCGTCATCCTGCAGATGTCAGCCATGGGCGTTGCCAAGGGCCCCAAGGACGTCGCTGATTTTCCGTTTGTGCAGCCGCCGGATTCCAAGGCCATCAACGACGGCGCCACCCTGCTCAAAGAGCTCGGCGCACTCGAAGCCTCCGGCGCCATCACTCCGGTGGGCCGCAAGCTCTCGCAGCTGCCGGTGGACCCCCGGATGGGCCGGATGATCGTGGAGGCCGGCGCCCGCGGCTGCGCCAAGGAAGTCATGGTGCTCACCGCCGCCCTGACCATCCAGGATCCGCGCGAACGGCCGAACAAGGACGACGCCGCCCGGGCCCAGAAGGCCGCCGAACTGCACAAGCGGTTCGTGGATGAGAACTCCGACTTCACCGGCTACCTGAACCTCTGGCGCTACCTGCAGGACAAGCAGAAGGAACTCTCCTCCTCCGCGTTCCGGCGGATGTGCAAAAACGAGTTCCTGAACTACGTCCGCATCCGGGAATGGCAGGACCTGTTTGCGCAGCTGCGCCAGATCGCCAAGCCGCTGGGCATCACGCTCAGCCCGGATCCGGTGGACCCGGTGGCGCACGACAAGGAGATCCACATGAGCCTGCTCGCCGGCCTGCTCAGCCATATCGGCCTGTACGACCAGCGCAAGCGGGAGTACGCCGGCGCCCGCGGCACCCGGTTCGCCGTCTTCCCCGGCTCCGCCCTGTTCAAGAAGACCCCGGACTGGGTGATGGCCGCCGAGCTGGTGGAGACCTCCCGGCTCTGGGCCCGCGTCGCGGCGAAGTTCGATCCGCTCTGGGTCGAGGAGGTGGCCCCGCACCTGATCAAGCGCAGCTACAGCGAACCGCACTGGTCCAAGAGCCGCGGTTCGGTGATGGCCTACGAGAAGGTCACGCTCTACGGCGTGCCGGTCATTCCGCAGCGCAGCATCAACTACGGCCGGGTCGATCCGGAGCTGTCCCGCGAGATGTTCATCCGCCATGCCCTGGTGGAGGGCGACTGGCGCACGCACCACAAGTTCTTCCACCGCAACCAGGCGCTGCTGGCCGAGGTGGAGGAACTGGAGAACCGGGTCCGCCGCCGCGGCCTGCGGGTGGACGATGAGACCCTGTTCGAGTTCTACGACGAGCGCGTCGGCAAGGAAGTGGTCTCCGAACGGCACTTCGACAAGTGGTGGAAGGGCGCGCGGCACGAGAACCCGGCGCTGCTGGACTTCGATCCCGAGGCGCTGCGCACCGACGACGCCGCCGGCCTGGATGAGAACGACTTCCCGAAGATCTTCACCTACGGCGATTTCCAGCTGCCGATGACCTACGAGTTCTCCCCGGGCGTCGCGGGAGCCGGCGACGGCGTGAGCGTCGAGGTGCCCGTGCTGTTCCTGAACCAGCTGGATCCCGAGCCGTTCAAGTGGCAGATTCCCGGTCTGCGCGCCGAACTGATCACCGCGCTGATCAAGTCCCTGCCCAAGGCTGTCCGCAAGAACTTCATCCCGGCGCCGGACGTGGCCCGGGCAGCCGCCGCGGCGCTGGCCGAGAACTTCGACCCCGCCTCCGACGCCCTGGAACCGTCCCTGGAACTGGCCCTGCGCCGGCTCAAGGGGCACATCATTCCGCCCGGTTCCTGGAACTGGGAAGCCGTCCCCGAACACCTGCGGATGAGCTTCTCGGTGGTGGACGGTTCCGGAAAGGTCCTCGACGAAGGCAAGGACCTCGCTGCCCTGCAGGAATCCCTGGCCCCTGCCACCCGCCGTGCCATTGCCGAGTCGCTGGGCGCCACCCCGAAAACGGTGACGTCCAAGGGACCCGGCCAGCGGGCCGGAAAGGGCAAGGGGGCCGGAGCCGCCGGCAGCGCCGGGCAGCGGCAGCCGGAAACCGCCGGAGCCGGGCCGTCGCTGGCCGAGAAATCGGGGCTGACCGAGTGGAGCGTCGGCACCGTGGACAGGCAGGTGCAGCGCCTCGTGGCGGGGCACATGGTCACCGGCTATCCGGCACTGGTCGATGAGGGGAAAACCGTCGGCCTGCGGATGTTCCAAAATGCCGGGGAACAGGCAGTCGCCATGCGCGGCGGCGTCATCCGGCTGCTGGTGCTGCGCGTTCCCAGCCCGGCCAAATACGTGCTGGAGCACCTGAGCAACACCGAGAAGCTGACTTTCAGCCAGAATCCGCACGGTTCAGTGGCGGCCCTGATTGAGGACTGCACGCTGGCGGCGGTGGACAAGCTCACTCCCGAGGCGCTCCCCTGGACCCGCACCGAATTCGATGAACTGTATGAGAAGGTCCGTGCCGAGCTGATCGACACGGTCTTCACGGTAACCGCCACGGTGGAGAAGATTCTCTCCAGCACCCGCCGGATCACCAAGGCGCTGAAGGGCACGCAGTCCCTGGCCCTGATCAGCGCCCTCAATGACATCCGCGCCCAGCTGGATTCACTGGTCTACCCCGGGTTTGTCGCCCGCACCGGGTACGCCCAGCTGACGCACCTGCCGCGGTATCTGGCCGGCATCGAGCGCCGTCTGGAGAAGCTGCCCACCAATGTCCAGCGCGACGCGCAGCAGATGGCGGTGGTGCAGGCACTGGAAGACGACTACGACGACGCCGTGGCGGCGCTGCTGCCCGGAGCCGGCACCCCGCCCGCGCTCACCGAGGTCCGCTGGATGATCGAGGAGCTGCGGATCAGTTTCTTTGCGCAGGAGCTGGGCACGGTGCGGTCCGTGTCGGAAAAGCGCATCCGGACCGCGCTGAACGCTGCACTCGCCCCGGCCTAG
- a CDS encoding HIT family protein, with protein sequence MPTLFTKIINGEIPGRFVWKDDDVVAFLSIGPLSDGHTLVVPRQEIDKWTDAPPELLQKLTSVAQAIGRAQIAAFGSERAGLSIAGFEVDHLHLHVWPTNSLQDFDFSKAESNPDPERMAASADKLREALRAAGHGDVVPAQ encoded by the coding sequence ATGCCCACCCTCTTCACCAAGATCATCAACGGCGAAATTCCCGGCCGGTTCGTCTGGAAGGACGATGACGTGGTGGCGTTCCTGAGCATCGGTCCGCTCAGCGACGGACACACCCTGGTGGTTCCGCGGCAGGAGATCGACAAATGGACCGACGCCCCGCCGGAGCTGCTGCAAAAACTGACGTCAGTGGCGCAGGCCATCGGCCGGGCCCAGATCGCGGCTTTCGGCTCCGAGCGGGCCGGCCTCAGCATCGCCGGGTTTGAGGTCGACCACCTGCACCTGCACGTCTGGCCCACCAACTCCCTGCAGGACTTCGACTTCAGCAAGGCGGAGTCCAACCCGGACCCCGAGCGGATGGCTGCCAGCGCGGACAAGCTCCGGGAAGCGCTGCGGGCGGCCGGACACGGCGACGTCGTACCGGCGCAGTAA
- a CDS encoding sulfurtransferase: MSGPLIDVPGLQELLASGQSVVLLDVRWALGSTDGNKQYQRGHIPGAVYVDLEKELAAPPGKGAAGRHPLPDPQEFAEIARGWGISQGDTVVAYDAVGGTSAARAWWLLRHAGLDSVYLLDGGVVAWHRAGLALEGGTVVPKPGDAELTWGKMPVLEMWDVPALISGGKLLDARARERYRGDREPVDPLAGHIPGAVSAPSAGNLTAEGTFRSPEELRASFEALGVRPDAPVGVYCGSGVTAAHEVAALELAGYRAALYPGSWSQWSSTKGSPVAVGQKPGEWPGTGQRR, from the coding sequence ATGAGCGGGCCGCTCATTGATGTTCCGGGCCTGCAGGAACTGTTGGCATCAGGGCAATCAGTGGTCCTGCTGGATGTGCGGTGGGCGCTGGGCAGCACCGACGGAAACAAGCAGTACCAGCGCGGCCACATCCCCGGCGCCGTGTATGTGGACCTGGAAAAGGAACTGGCCGCACCGCCAGGAAAGGGCGCCGCGGGCCGGCATCCGCTGCCCGATCCGCAGGAATTCGCAGAGATTGCCCGGGGCTGGGGAATCTCGCAGGGCGACACCGTGGTGGCTTACGACGCCGTCGGCGGCACCTCGGCCGCCCGGGCCTGGTGGCTGTTGCGGCACGCCGGGCTGGACTCCGTGTACCTGCTCGACGGGGGAGTCGTGGCCTGGCACCGTGCCGGTTTGGCCCTGGAAGGCGGGACAGTGGTGCCGAAGCCCGGTGATGCGGAGCTGACCTGGGGGAAGATGCCGGTCCTGGAAATGTGGGACGTCCCCGCGCTGATAAGCGGCGGAAAGCTGCTCGACGCGCGGGCCCGGGAACGCTACCGCGGCGACCGCGAGCCCGTGGACCCGCTTGCCGGGCACATTCCCGGGGCGGTCAGCGCGCCGTCGGCGGGGAACCTGACTGCCGAGGGAACGTTCCGCTCACCCGAAGAGCTGCGGGCATCCTTTGAGGCTCTGGGGGTGCGCCCGGATGCCCCGGTGGGCGTGTACTGCGGCTCCGGCGTTACGGCCGCCCATGAGGTGGCGGCGCTGGAACTTGCCGGCTACCGGGCAGCGCTCTACCCCGGATCCTGGTCGCAGTGGTCCTCCACGAAGGGATCTCCGGTGGCCGTGGGGCAGAAACCGGGCGAATGGCCCGGAACCGGGCAAAGGCGATAG
- a CDS encoding MBL fold metallo-hydrolase — protein MKLTKYTHSCVRLERDGNVLVLDPGTFSEVEEALTGAHAVLITHEHADHLDRDRVLAQLRANTSLVLYAPAALAAGLRAAAAGDSSGSGSDAEGPAGRILDVEPNSTFSVAGFEVQSFGGQHALIHSLVPVVANVGYLIDGTLYHPGDSFVVPNGLTVRTLLVPIHAPWSKVGEVIDFVIACGAERAYPIHDALLNENGLNVAEGHVTRFGELYGTVYRHLSAGESVEV, from the coding sequence ATGAAACTGACCAAGTACACCCACTCCTGCGTGCGCCTGGAGCGCGACGGCAATGTCCTGGTGCTGGACCCCGGCACTTTTTCGGAAGTGGAGGAGGCCCTCACCGGCGCGCATGCCGTCCTGATCACCCATGAACACGCCGATCATTTGGACCGGGACCGGGTCTTGGCGCAGCTCCGCGCGAACACGTCCCTGGTGCTGTACGCGCCGGCGGCGCTGGCCGCCGGACTGCGCGCGGCGGCGGCCGGAGACAGCAGCGGCAGCGGCAGCGACGCCGAGGGCCCGGCAGGCCGAATCCTCGACGTGGAGCCGAACAGCACCTTTTCCGTTGCCGGCTTCGAGGTGCAGTCCTTCGGCGGGCAGCATGCCCTGATCCATTCCCTGGTCCCGGTGGTAGCCAACGTGGGCTACCTGATTGACGGAACGCTCTACCATCCGGGGGACTCCTTCGTGGTGCCCAACGGACTCACCGTCCGGACCCTGCTGGTGCCCATCCACGCGCCGTGGTCCAAGGTCGGGGAAGTCATCGACTTTGTCATTGCCTGCGGCGCGGAACGGGCCTACCCCATCCACGACGCACTGCTCAACGAAAACGGACTGAACGTCGCCGAAGGGCACGTCACCCGGTTCGGGGAACTGTACGGGACCGTCTACCGGCACCTGTCCGCGGGCGAGTCGGTCGAGGTATGA
- a CDS encoding Fur family transcriptional regulator, which translates to MSSETSQPAKRGPEQRVTRQRLAVGRTLDELDDFISTQELYRLLHERGDSISLATTYRILQSMAEDNQVDVLRNGEGEALYRRCAVEHHHHHLVCRSCGKAVEVEAPAVEAWAAGLGAQYGFTEVAHTVEIFGLCPECSEASGS; encoded by the coding sequence ATGTCATCCGAGACGTCCCAGCCCGCCAAGCGCGGCCCGGAGCAGCGGGTCACACGCCAGCGCCTGGCGGTGGGCCGAACCCTGGATGAGCTCGATGACTTCATCAGCACGCAGGAGCTTTACCGCCTGCTGCACGAGCGCGGCGACAGCATTTCCTTGGCCACGACCTACCGCATTCTCCAGTCCATGGCCGAGGACAACCAGGTGGACGTGCTCCGCAACGGCGAGGGCGAGGCGCTCTACCGCCGCTGCGCCGTCGAGCACCACCATCATCACCTGGTGTGCCGCAGCTGCGGCAAAGCGGTGGAAGTCGAGGCACCGGCCGTGGAGGCCTGGGCCGCGGGCCTGGGTGCCCAGTACGGCTTCACCGAGGTTGCCCACACAGTGGAGATCTTCGGACTCTGCCCTGAATGTTCGGAAGCGTCAGGGTCCTAG
- a CDS encoding metal ABC transporter permease has translation MDLREFFSAVFDFSDYGQLLPLVTNSIWAAAILGLVGGLIGTFVLMRDLAFAVHGIAELSFAGAAFALLIGANVVLGSLIGSVAAALLLAVMGLKARDRNSVTGVIMPFGLGLGILFLGLYEGRSANKFGLLTGQIVAVDTVQLNLLAGTAVVVMAGLVLIWRPLTFASADPELAEARGVPVRVLSIVFMILLGLSVALSIQVVGALLVLSLLITPSAAALLVTSSPRLVVLLSVLFAVASSVGGILLALGGRISISPYITTISFLIYLACRLIKRSRTRGRVRTGAAAA, from the coding sequence ATGGACTTGCGTGAATTCTTCTCCGCCGTCTTCGACTTCAGCGACTACGGGCAGCTGCTGCCGCTGGTCACCAATTCCATCTGGGCTGCCGCGATCCTTGGGCTCGTGGGCGGGCTGATCGGCACCTTTGTCCTGATGCGCGATCTTGCCTTCGCAGTGCACGGGATCGCCGAACTGTCCTTCGCCGGTGCAGCTTTTGCGCTGCTGATCGGCGCCAACGTGGTCCTTGGTTCCCTCATCGGTTCCGTGGCCGCCGCGCTCCTGCTGGCCGTGATGGGGCTGAAAGCGCGGGACCGCAACTCGGTGACGGGCGTCATCATGCCGTTCGGCCTCGGCCTGGGGATCCTGTTCCTTGGCCTCTACGAGGGCCGGTCGGCCAACAAATTCGGGCTGCTGACCGGGCAGATCGTTGCCGTGGACACCGTGCAGCTGAACCTGCTGGCCGGCACCGCCGTCGTCGTCATGGCCGGTCTTGTCCTGATCTGGCGGCCGCTGACCTTCGCCAGCGCCGACCCGGAACTGGCCGAAGCACGAGGCGTCCCGGTGCGCGTGCTGTCCATTGTCTTCATGATCCTGCTGGGGCTGTCGGTTGCCCTGTCGATCCAGGTTGTCGGCGCCCTGCTCGTGCTGTCGCTGCTGATCACGCCCTCGGCGGCCGCGCTGCTGGTGACGTCCTCCCCGCGGCTGGTGGTGCTGCTCAGCGTGCTGTTTGCCGTGGCCTCATCCGTGGGCGGCATCCTGCTGGCGCTGGGCGGACGGATTTCGATCAGCCCGTACATCACGACGATCTCGTTCCTGATCTACCTGGCTTGCCGGCTCATCAAGCGCAGCCGCACCAGGGGGCGGGTCCGGACGGGCGCGGCCGCCGCCTAG